A DNA window from Purpureocillium takamizusanense chromosome 9, complete sequence contains the following coding sequences:
- a CDS encoding uncharacterized protein (COG:K~EggNog:ENOG503P5EF), protein MEHFEADVLSPEEFIMATPSSDMAPKAESPSSCLQSLPEVYPGTSSQSPATRVENRDEEGKLDEPYAKLIYKAFMSREDHAMSLQDIYQWFRDNTNKALTEKGGWQNSIRHNLSMNAAFSKRRKDDGGTFNAMPEDPKRANEWVLEPWAVQSGVQSTTRYRKGNSRRRAGARSSNQQYPRQPTQHSAKRALSGRKGGCAARESRMRDRAAYGQGATPMGRYYGGLEHSQGLPTPPRSTMPDLYHPESYAMPQFEPMAHVQHFDGMGPPAGSVAEHQFGLLLGQTNPGVGNTGHGMVVVGMNGQDGVGGDHVGLMSAFRPAPGPPLQGHDGGAYPYGARGLQMAAYQGGHQSQHQHQHEQQQQQQQQQPQPDSGDLSGTSTAASRLFEVLPGGICDWTDGGL, encoded by the exons ATGGAGCACTTTGAAGCCGACGTACTGTCCCCCGAGGAGTTTATCATGGCGACACCGTCATCCGACATGGCGCCCAAGGCCGAGTCCCCGTCCTCGTGCCTTCAGAGCTTGCCCGAGGTGTATCCGGGTACATCGTCACAATCTCCTGCGACTCGCGTAGAGAACCGGGACGAGGAaggcaagctcgacgagccctACGCGAAACTGATATACAAGGCGTTTATGAGCCGCGAGGACCACGCCATGTCGCTGCAGGACATCTACCAGTGGTTTCGCGACAACACGAACAAGGCACTCACGGAAAAGGGCGGCTGGCAGAACAGCATCCGACACAACCTGAGCATGAACGCT GCATTCTCGAAGCGCCGCAAGGATGACGGCGGAACCTTCAACGCCATGCCGGAGGACCCAAAACGGGCCAACGAATGGGTGCTGGAACCGTGGGCCGTCCAAAGCGGCGTACAGAGCACGACAAGGTACCGCAAGGGCAACTcacgccggcgggcgggcgcacgaTCGAGCAACCAGCAGTACCCCCGGCAGCCCACCCAACACAGCGCCAAACGAGCCTTGTCCGGCCGCAAAGGCGGCTGTGCGGCGAGGGAGTCGAGGATGAGGGACCGTGCCGCGTATGGCCAAGGAGCCACGCCCATGGGCCGCTACTATGGGGGGCTCGAGCATTCGCAAGGGCTCCCTACTCCCCCGCGATCGACCATGCCGGATCTGTACCACCCCGAGAGCTATGCGATGCCGCAGTTCGAGCCGATGGCCCATGTCCAACACTTCGACGGCATGGGCCCCCCTGCGGGGTCCGTTGCGGAGCATCAATTTGGGCTGCTGCTAGGGCAGACCAACCCCGGCGTCGGCAACACGGGACACGGCATGGTCGTTGTTGGCATGAATGGgcaggacggcgtcggcggagacCATGTGGGCCTCATGTCGGCCTTCAGGCCGGCGCCAGGACCGCCTCTGCAGGgtcatgacggcggcgcgtacCCGTATGGCGCGAGGGGCTTGCAGATGGCAGCATACCAAGGCGGGCATCAAagccagcatcagcaccagcatgagcagcagcagcagcagcagcagcaacagccacAACCAGACTCTGGCGACCTGAGCGGCACAAGTACAGCAGCCTCTCGGCTTTTCGAGGTCCTGCCGGGTGGCATCTGTGATTGGACTGATGGTGGCTTGTAA